One part of the Ziziphus jujuba cultivar Dongzao chromosome 2, ASM3175591v1 genome encodes these proteins:
- the LOC107418452 gene encoding uncharacterized protein LOC107418452 → MGVEDQEMAHIDPESYGEGKTNALLPNTRCCFCFPCFGSRRSPTVGVAWWERMRTSSTTTNDDQWWHKGIRAFKKLREWSEIVAGPKWKTFIRRFNRNKSGSGGGGRHGNFQYDPLSYSLNFDEGPGHNGNLYDDDDYSGFRNFSIRYASSSSSVPVQPKSGGVELAKDVAVYA, encoded by the coding sequence ATGGGTGTAGAAGACCAAGAAATGGCGCACATAGACCCGGAATCGTACGGCGAAGGAAAAACCAACGCTCTCTTGCCCAACACACGCTGTTGCTTCTGCTTCCCTTGCTTCGGTTCTCGTCGATCTCCTACTGTCGGAGTGGCATGGTGGGAGCGTATGCGAACATCGTCGACGACGACGAACGATGATCAGTGGTGGCATAAAGGTATCAGAGCTTTCAAAAAGCTCCGGGAATGGTCGGAGATCGTCGCCGGGCCGAAGTGGAAGACCTTTATTCGCCGATTCAATCGGAACAAAAGCGGCAGTGGGGGAGGAGGCAGGCATGGGAATTTCCAATACGACCCTTTGAGTTACTCCTTGAATTTCGATGAGGGACCGGGGCACAACGGTAATTTATATGACGACGATGATTACAGCGGGTTCCGGAACTTTTCGATCCGATACGCATCTTCGTCGTCTTCGGTTCCGGTTCAGCCCAAGTCCGGTGGTGTGGAATTGGCTAAAGATGTGGCGGTGTACGCTTAG
- the LOC107418466 gene encoding protein NUCLEAR FUSION DEFECTIVE 2, with translation MGLRCFTVFAIFVLAIFPQVQGQPANRLLHLNFGHSSPFSTALETLQKQIGYTFKSIGLLRRAMTHASFSEENNRALAIVGASVIETSASLRYLGKDIDLPAKDLNLRLSEISSVETSCAVDGSRLGLQKIVRVSAKTNSSTPALVCGAFRAIIGAIAIDAGNSDDAGKIFWVVHSGRFGEALAF, from the exons atgggttTACGCTGCTTCACTGTCTTCGCCATTTTCGTCTTGGCCATTTTTCCTCAAGTTcag GGACAACCAGCGAATCGATTACTCCACCTGAACTTCGGACACTCATCCCCATTTTCAACCGCCCTTGAAACCCTACAAAAGCAAATTGG CTACACATTCAAGAGCATTGGTCTCCTTCGCCGAGCCATGACCCACGCATCCTTCTCTGAAGAAAACAACAGGGCACTGGCAATTGTGGGTGCGAGTGTCATTGAGACTTCGGCTTCTCTAAGGTATCTTGGAAAAGACATTGATCTTCCTGCTAAAGATTTGAACCTTCGCTTATCAGAAATCTCCAGCGTGGAAACTTCCTGTGCTGTTGATGGGAGTCGTTTGGGTTTGCAGAAGATTGTCAGAGTTTCTGCCAAGACTAATTCTTCAACTCCTGCTCTTGTCTGTGGGGCTTTCAGAGCAATAATTGGAGCTATTGCTATTGATGCAGGGAATTCTGATGATGCTGGAAAGATTTTCTGGGTTGTTCATAGTGGTAGATTTGGAGAAGCTCTTGCCTTCTAA
- the LOC107418467 gene encoding uncharacterized protein LOC107418467, producing MHPPLTLHKHPMCAKVIEQFQKCHVDHPIAKFFGECTDLKVKLDRCFRQEKALKRKANFENSKKLKERLHAFRKENNERSSEEKNFMQA from the exons atgcatcCTCCATTAACGCTTCACAAGCATCCCATGTGTGCCAAA GTAATTGAGCAGTTCCAGAAGTGTCATGTAGACCATCCTATTGCaaaattttttggtgaatgtacAGACCTCAAAGTAAAGCTTGATCGCTGCTTCAGGCAAGAA AAAGCCTTGAAGAGGAAGGCAAATTTTGAAAACAGTAAGAAATTGAAGGAAAGGCTACACGCTTTCAGGAAGGAAAACAATGAGAGAAGCAGTGAAGAGAAGAATTTCATGCAAGCTTAA